From Nitrospirota bacterium, one genomic window encodes:
- a CDS encoding NADH-quinone oxidoreductase subunit NuoF, which produces MERYRVNVMLCGGTGCIATGSLKVRDALIEELKKRKMEDEISITLTGCNGFCAQGPILIVHPDEIFYEKLKPEDIPYLVEEHFLKGRPVEKFMYHEPLKKTTVPSMNEIPFFKYQVLRALRNKGLIDPENIEDYIARDGYMAAAKALTEMTPEQIIKELKDSGLRGRGGAGFPTGLKWELCSMARGDQKYILCNGDEGDPGAFMDRSIMEADPHVVLEGMIVAAKAIGATKGYIYVRAEYPLAVKRLQLAIDQANELGLLGNNILNSDFSLDIEIYEGAGAFVCGEETALMRSLEGKRGMPIPRPPFPVNQGLWGKPTVLNNVETYANIPQIVLNGGGWFRNLGTEKSTGTKVFALTGAVNNIGLIEVPMGTPLRRIIFDIGGGIKKGRKFKAVQLGGPSGGCVPEHLLDTPVTYEDIVKTGAIVGSGGMVVMDDYNCMVNVAKFFLEFTADESCGKCSPCRIGTRVMLDKLIEITEGSGQEDDIGLLEDLAGDIIKTSLCGLGQTAPNPVLTTIRYFKDEYESHIHQKWCKAGVCRDLSTFYIDAKACKGCGVCARACPQDAITGEKKKPYLINQALCIKCRTCYEKCKFNAVKVGPRDMFKGEEMQTTVESKE; this is translated from the coding sequence ATGGAAAGATACAGGGTAAACGTGATGTTGTGCGGAGGAACGGGATGTATAGCAACCGGAAGCCTGAAGGTCAGGGATGCCCTGATTGAGGAACTCAAGAAGAGGAAGATGGAAGATGAAATATCAATAACACTCACAGGCTGTAACGGCTTCTGTGCACAGGGGCCGATCCTTATAGTACACCCCGACGAGATTTTTTATGAAAAGCTCAAGCCCGAAGATATACCTTATTTAGTAGAAGAGCATTTCCTTAAAGGCAGGCCTGTTGAAAAATTCATGTACCATGAGCCCCTGAAAAAGACAACCGTCCCTTCCATGAATGAAATACCCTTCTTCAAGTATCAGGTATTGAGGGCCCTCAGAAACAAGGGCCTTATTGATCCCGAAAACATCGAAGACTATATTGCAAGGGATGGATATATGGCGGCTGCAAAGGCCCTGACGGAGATGACACCGGAGCAGATAATAAAGGAGCTGAAAGATTCAGGCCTCAGGGGACGCGGCGGCGCAGGTTTTCCAACAGGACTCAAGTGGGAACTATGTTCCATGGCCAGGGGAGATCAGAAGTACATACTCTGTAATGGTGACGAGGGCGACCCCGGAGCATTTATGGACCGCAGTATCATGGAGGCCGACCCGCATGTTGTGCTTGAGGGGATGATAGTAGCGGCAAAGGCCATCGGGGCAACAAAGGGTTATATTTATGTCAGGGCAGAGTATCCACTTGCTGTCAAGAGGCTGCAGCTTGCCATAGACCAGGCAAATGAGCTTGGGCTTTTGGGTAACAATATTTTAAACTCCGACTTCAGCCTTGACATAGAGATATACGAGGGAGCCGGGGCCTTTGTGTGTGGTGAGGAGACAGCCCTTATGCGCTCCCTTGAAGGCAAGAGGGGCATGCCCATACCCAGACCTCCCTTTCCGGTAAATCAGGGCCTGTGGGGTAAGCCGACTGTGCTTAACAATGTTGAGACCTATGCAAATATCCCGCAGATCGTCCTTAACGGTGGTGGATGGTTCCGCAATCTCGGCACGGAAAAATCAACCGGGACAAAGGTCTTTGCGCTTACAGGGGCGGTTAACAATATCGGACTGATCGAGGTGCCGATGGGCACCCCTTTGAGGAGAATAATATTCGATATAGGCGGTGGAATAAAGAAGGGCAGGAAATTCAAGGCAGTACAGCTCGGGGGACCATCAGGCGGCTGTGTCCCTGAACACCTCCTTGATACACCTGTAACCTATGAGGATATAGTCAAGACAGGAGCCATTGTCGGGTCCGGTGGAATGGTTGTAATGGATGACTACAACTGCATGGTAAACGTGGCAAAATTCTTCCTTGAGTTTACCGCAGATGAGTCATGCGGCAAATGTTCTCCCTGCAGGATAGGGACGAGGGTAATGCTTGACAAGCTGATTGAGATTACGGAAGGCAGTGGGCAAGAGGATGATATAGGACTCCTTGAGGACCTCGCAGGCGATATTATAAAGACATCGCTCTGCGGGCTTGGTCAGACGGCGCCAAATCCGGTACTCACCACAATACGGTATTTTAAGGACGAATACGAATCACATATACATCAGAAATGGTGTAAGGCAGGGGTCTGCAGGGATCTCTCAACCTTCTACATAGATGCGAAGGCATGTAAAGGCTGCGGCGTCTGTGCAAGGGCATGCCCCCAGGATGCGATAACCGGAGAAAAGAAAAAACCCTATCTGATAAACCAGGCCCTCTGTATCAAATGCAGGACCTGCTATGAAAAGTGTAAATTTAATGCTGTCAAGGTAGGACCAAGAGATATGTTTAAGGGGGAGGAAATGCAAACGACAGTTGAGAGTAAGGAATAA
- a CDS encoding type II toxin-antitoxin system HicB family antitoxin — MIELEYSLIIEATEEPDYFGFYSPDLEGFSGIGHSIEDCIYKAKWGMKEHVQLLKEQGLPVPPPNPNPRIIIQNEEKLTVA, encoded by the coding sequence ATGATTGAGTTAGAATACTCATTAATAATCGAGGCAACAGAAGAACCTGACTATTTTGGGTTTTATTCTCCGGACCTGGAAGGTTTTTCAGGGATAGGACATTCTATTGAAGATTGTATCTATAAGGCAAAATGGGGAATGAAGGAACATGTTCAGCTGTTAAAAGAACAAGGCTTGCCAGTCCCTCCGCCGAATCCCAATCCCAGGATAATTATTCAAAACGAAGAGAAGTTAACAGTTGCATAG
- a CDS encoding competence protein CoiA family protein, which produces MALFALDHNGDRIRASQVENRNLNFSCEDCGNPLSFVDAQLKVKHFRHQVASDCGDEPETEEHEYYKDLVAIKLEELKLGQVCPEYLLGCKRADIYLKRENKRDIAFEVQATNYSFAKYEQKINCYSARRLLTVYIFIGDDFLNEVKKNIFSLKEIEKKIFHNKSYRDSVIGCYLDGENVTLPSFKQKHAKGSSGYCSDRFIFDYKNLKKMTLDDYLINVQEHKVKDEHPYICGHPEYIVKKSDKKIERYGWFCSCCGKFDKWLSNKQALSMGLKFNTING; this is translated from the coding sequence ATGGCGTTATTTGCACTTGATCATAATGGAGATAGAATTCGAGCCTCTCAAGTAGAAAATAGGAATCTCAACTTTTCGTGTGAAGATTGTGGGAATCCCTTAAGCTTTGTAGATGCTCAATTAAAAGTCAAACATTTCAGACATCAGGTGGCTTCTGATTGTGGTGATGAGCCAGAGACCGAAGAACATGAATATTATAAAGATTTAGTTGCTATAAAATTGGAAGAACTAAAATTAGGACAAGTATGTCCGGAGTATCTTTTAGGATGCAAACGTGCTGACATATATTTGAAACGCGAAAATAAGCGTGATATAGCTTTTGAAGTACAGGCAACAAATTATAGCTTTGCAAAATATGAACAAAAGATTAATTGCTATTCCGCTAGAAGACTTTTAACTGTTTATATATTTATCGGGGATGACTTCTTAAATGAAGTAAAAAAGAATATCTTCTCATTAAAAGAAATAGAAAAAAAGATATTTCACAACAAGTCATACCGTGATTCTGTTATTGGGTGTTACCTTGATGGAGAGAATGTAACTCTCCCATCATTTAAACAAAAACATGCAAAAGGAAGCTCTGGATATTGCAGTGATCGATTTATTTTTGACTATAAGAATTTAAAGAAGATGACTCTTGATGATTATCTTATTAACGTGCAGGAACATAAGGTTAAAGATGAACATCCATATATATGCGGACATCCAGAATATATAGTTAAAAAATCTGACAAGAAAATTGAACGATACGGTTGGTTTTGTTCGTGTTGTGGAAAATTCGACAAGTGGCTTTCTAATAAGCAGGCATTATCAATGGGACTTAAATTTAACACAATCAATGGCTAA
- a CDS encoding DUF86 domain-containing protein: protein MTGKDYRDYLQDILDSIIETDDFVRGMSFENFLLDKKTVNAVIRSLEVIGEASKNIPQSLRDQHPDVPWKKMAGMRDKFIHEYFGVDLEVLWQTIKQDIPPVKPLIEKAIKELE, encoded by the coding sequence TTGACCGGAAAAGACTACAGAGATTATCTTCAGGACATTCTTGATTCTATTATTGAGACTGATGACTTTGTCAGGGGCATGTCATTTGAAAACTTCCTTCTTGACAAGAAAACAGTAAATGCGGTTATAAGAAGCCTTGAGGTCATTGGAGAAGCATCCAAGAACATTCCTCAGTCTTTGCGAGACCAGCATCCCGATGTTCCGTGGAAGAAAATGGCAGGAATGCGAGATAAGTTTATCCACGAATATTTTGGAGTTGATTTGGAAGTTTTATGGCAAACGATAAAACAGGATATTCCCCCTGTCAAACCTTTGATTGAAAAAGCCATTAAAGAACTTGAATAA
- a CDS encoding toprim domain-containing protein — translation MEIEDRRAGQILDVIRALYEVNKFVPIIVEGKRDRRALRSLGITGEVILLHGGKTIYEFCEDILKLHERFILLLDWDERGEALQKSLSSHLKGHYEEFSLLRNRLRSLCQSDIKEIEDLPALLRRLMGKTGESPI, via the coding sequence TTGGAGATCGAAGACAGGAGGGCAGGACAGATACTTGATGTCATAAGGGCCCTCTATGAGGTGAATAAGTTTGTCCCCATCATTGTCGAGGGTAAAAGGGACCGCAGGGCCCTGAGGAGCCTCGGTATAACCGGAGAGGTCATCCTTCTTCATGGTGGAAAGACAATTTATGAATTCTGCGAAGATATTCTGAAGCTCCACGAGAGGTTTATCCTGCTCCTTGACTGGGATGAAAGGGGAGAGGCACTCCAGAAGAGCCTTTCCTCTCATCTGAAAGGACATTATGAGGAGTTTTCCCTCTTAAGGAACAGGCTGAGATCGCTGTGTCAGTCGGATATCAAGGAGATAGAGGACCTGCCTGCCCTGTTGAGGAGGCTGATGGGGAAGACGGGAGAGAGTCCTATATAG
- a CDS encoding type II toxin-antitoxin system VapB family antitoxin → MRTTIDINEDLINEVMKKAGVKTKKEAIVTAMKAYLRFKKIEELKELVGNYDAFDLTLSDLKKMRDER, encoded by the coding sequence ATGCGTACGACAATTGATATAAATGAAGACCTCATTAATGAGGTTATGAAAAAGGCTGGAGTAAAGACCAAGAAAGAGGCAATTGTAACGGCCATGAAGGCTTATCTGAGATTCAAAAAAATTGAGGAACTGAAAGAACTGGTCGGTAATTACGACGCCTTCGATCTGACATTAAGCGACCTGAAGAAGATGCGGGATGAAAGATAG
- a CDS encoding sigma-54 dependent transcriptional regulator: MQSILVIEDDITVRDVLNEYLISEKYSVALEENGLDGLERLRKESFDLIFLDLSMPVMGGMDVLKAMKDTPNSDTPCIIITAYGTVKNAVEAMRAGAFDYVTKPFRLDELGIIIKKALEVAKLKKENIRLKRELRKRYEFHGLIGSSPEMQRVYDLIEKIADTDSTVLITGGSGTGKELIAKVIHYNSYRSGKNFVPLNCAAIPKDLLESELFGHEKGAFTGAINTRIGRFELASGGTLFLDEIGELDPSLQVKLLRVLQEREFERIGSTKTIKVDVRILAATNRNLEERTREGRFREDLYYRLNVIPVHIPPLKDRKEDIPVLIEHFLEKHAKAKKRQSPEISKQLMDVLLRYGWPGNVRELANLIERLTILNPGQRITINDLPERFQTLATATDKPKPSIYSTEDLSLPPEGINLNNIIDTIERKLITEALEKSNGIKSKAATLLGLNRTTLVEKMKKKGITTTSKV, from the coding sequence ATGCAGAGTATTCTTGTAATAGAAGACGATATTACTGTAAGAGATGTCCTTAACGAATACTTAATTTCGGAAAAATACAGTGTTGCCCTGGAAGAAAACGGCCTGGACGGACTTGAAAGATTAAGGAAAGAGAGCTTTGATCTTATCTTCCTTGACCTCTCCATGCCTGTAATGGGGGGAATGGATGTCCTGAAGGCAATGAAAGACACCCCGAACTCCGACACCCCTTGCATCATTATTACTGCCTACGGAACAGTAAAAAACGCCGTTGAAGCCATGAGGGCAGGGGCATTCGATTACGTCACAAAACCCTTCAGACTCGATGAACTGGGAATCATCATCAAAAAAGCACTCGAGGTGGCAAAACTCAAGAAAGAGAATATCCGGCTCAAGAGAGAACTCAGGAAGCGTTACGAATTTCACGGTCTTATAGGCTCATCACCAGAGATGCAGCGGGTTTATGACCTGATAGAGAAGATAGCTGATACGGACAGCACTGTCCTCATTACAGGTGGGAGCGGTACAGGAAAAGAGCTTATTGCAAAGGTAATCCATTACAACAGTTACCGCTCCGGCAAGAATTTTGTTCCCCTCAATTGTGCAGCCATACCAAAAGACCTCCTGGAGTCAGAGCTCTTCGGACATGAAAAGGGGGCATTCACCGGCGCCATAAACACGCGCATCGGAAGGTTTGAACTTGCAAGCGGAGGCACGCTCTTTCTTGATGAGATTGGTGAACTCGACCCCTCGTTGCAGGTCAAGTTGTTACGGGTACTTCAGGAGAGGGAATTTGAAAGAATCGGGAGCACAAAGACAATAAAGGTCGACGTGAGGATTTTGGCAGCCACTAACAGGAACCTTGAAGAACGCACAAGAGAGGGCAGGTTCAGGGAGGACCTCTATTACAGATTAAACGTAATACCCGTTCACATTCCCCCGTTGAAGGACAGGAAAGAAGACATACCGGTCTTAATCGAACACTTCCTTGAAAAACATGCAAAAGCAAAGAAGAGGCAATCCCCTGAGATATCAAAACAGTTAATGGATGTCCTTCTTAGATACGGATGGCCCGGGAATGTCCGTGAACTGGCAAACCTGATTGAACGACTTACGATACTCAACCCCGGGCAGCGCATTACCATTAATGACCTGCCGGAAAGGTTTCAAACCCTTGCTACTGCTACTGATAAGCCCAAACCCTCTATTTATTCTACTGAGGATTTATCCCTTCCACCTGAAGGCATAAACCTCAATAACATCATTGATACCATCGAAAGAAAACTCATAACCGAGGCCCTGGAAAAATCCAACGGGATAAAGAGTAAGGCCGCCACACTCCTTGGCCTGAACAGGACAACCCTTGTTGAAAAGATGAAGAAAAAGGGAATCACAACAACGTCAAAAGTCTAA
- a CDS encoding Lrp/AsnC ligand binding domain-containing protein, translating into MARVYMLANVLPGKDRDIRDTLRGINGVVNADVITGQFDLVAVLEANDINEIFTRILKKVRKIRGITRTETFIAVE; encoded by the coding sequence ATGGCAAGGGTATACATGCTTGCAAATGTCCTTCCCGGCAAGGACAGGGACATTCGGGATACCTTAAGGGGTATCAACGGAGTGGTGAACGCAGATGTTATTACAGGACAGTTTGATCTTGTTGCGGTCCTTGAGGCCAATGATATTAATGAGATATTCACGAGAATCCTGAAGAAGGTAAGGAAGATCAGGGGCATAACAAGGACGGAAACATTTATAGCGGTTGAGTGA
- a CDS encoding tetratricopeptide repeat protein — translation MKLTVIFPTNIIQWVVVAGVVLTLSLTCTEVYGSEPLQKAFEAIDEGRNYEAMRLLSQYRPSKKELPRYYYLKGRALEGAKRHRKAIGYLNRAYITAKDTTLKEEALFERGVAYLMSGFHYEAASNFRLFINLYPDSTLIQRAYLNYAQASQKTGNYVEALAYFRKVSDTPEAIFGKAEVFQRLGLFSAAHELYNTGLISYKDYIEKHPDILYYYAENLRIIGKTEQAKSLFYLLMDTYLRERAYLGLGLIEYTRNDMESAGMYLKKASESPDRVIRRQALLNLGKTSIATDQKNRAIEYLKVLRRDYPYTPESEEALLLLAGLMRERKDYLQAEKYLREILFGRKPMKAALNELEILINESIDNDTRAFRKIWNNSGQWLYAPSREDTLLNVAEALRNSGGDFIRVYTYLIKHGSKRIRAKSLSQLAIFFSRLSDVERVEDLVTSLEMLKPKGDEILRARAWLDYLKGKKKLAYSEITRISQPVNDDIDLLWRVKEGSPSVKGFIKNYKFMSRATGEPLRYTETGELLAAKGMKKNAAKYFNLALKVNPDDVRAMFMLARITSSATLMQSLSEKKGLYGSMAKVMIKEQKIKKHILEM, via the coding sequence ATGAAGCTAACCGTCATATTCCCAACAAATATTATTCAGTGGGTTGTTGTTGCAGGCGTTGTCCTGACACTCTCCCTCACCTGCACAGAGGTTTACGGCTCGGAACCCTTACAAAAGGCTTTTGAGGCAATTGATGAAGGGAGAAACTATGAGGCCATGAGACTACTCTCCCAATACAGGCCTTCTAAAAAGGAACTCCCCCGCTACTACTACCTCAAGGGAAGGGCACTTGAGGGGGCAAAGAGGCACCGTAAGGCCATCGGGTACCTGAACAGGGCCTACATAACAGCAAAGGATACGACCCTTAAGGAAGAGGCACTCTTTGAACGGGGAGTGGCATACCTGATGAGTGGATTCCATTATGAAGCTGCTTCCAATTTCAGACTCTTTATAAACCTCTACCCTGATTCCACACTAATACAAAGGGCATATCTCAATTATGCCCAGGCCTCCCAGAAGACAGGCAATTACGTAGAGGCACTTGCCTATTTCAGAAAGGTGAGTGATACGCCAGAGGCGATCTTCGGCAAGGCAGAGGTATTTCAGAGGCTTGGGCTCTTCAGCGCTGCCCATGAACTCTACAATACCGGTCTGATAAGTTATAAGGACTACATCGAAAAGCATCCGGACATCCTTTACTACTACGCAGAAAACCTCAGGATTATCGGCAAGACCGAACAGGCAAAGTCCCTCTTCTACCTGCTGATGGATACCTATCTCAGGGAGAGGGCATACCTCGGGCTTGGACTGATTGAATATACGAGGAACGACATGGAATCTGCCGGGATGTACCTCAAAAAGGCATCTGAGTCCCCTGACAGGGTAATAAGGAGACAAGCCCTCCTGAATCTCGGTAAGACATCAATAGCAACAGACCAGAAAAACCGTGCCATTGAATACCTCAAGGTCCTCCGGCGAGATTATCCCTACACTCCGGAGTCGGAAGAGGCGCTTTTACTCCTCGCCGGATTGATGCGGGAAAGGAAGGATTATCTTCAGGCAGAAAAATACCTGCGAGAGATACTGTTTGGCAGAAAACCCATGAAGGCGGCACTGAATGAGCTTGAGATCCTGATAAATGAGAGTATAGATAACGATACAAGGGCCTTCAGGAAAATATGGAACAACAGTGGACAATGGCTCTATGCACCATCGAGAGAAGATACACTTCTTAACGTTGCAGAGGCGCTCAGGAATTCAGGTGGTGACTTTATCAGGGTATACACATACCTGATAAAACATGGCTCCAAGAGAATAAGGGCAAAGTCCCTGAGTCAGCTCGCAATCTTCTTCAGCCGCCTTTCGGATGTTGAAAGGGTGGAAGATCTGGTCACGAGCCTTGAAATGCTGAAACCCAAGGGTGATGAAATCCTCAGGGCAAGGGCCTGGCTCGATTACCTCAAAGGAAAGAAAAAGCTTGCCTATTCCGAAATAACAAGGATATCCCAACCTGTTAATGACGACATTGACCTCCTCTGGAGGGTAAAGGAAGGCTCACCTTCTGTAAAGGGTTTCATTAAAAACTATAAATTTATGTCCAGGGCAACCGGGGAACCTCTCAGATACACGGAAACAGGAGAATTACTTGCAGCTAAAGGAATGAAAAAAAATGCCGCAAAATACTTTAACCTTGCCCTGAAGGTTAACCCGGATGATGTGCGGGCAATGTTTATGCTTGCCAGGATCACCAGCAGCGCCACCCTCATGCAGAGCCTCTCAGAAAAAAAGGGACTTTATGGCTCTATGGCAAAGGTGATGATAAAAGAGCAGAAAATAAAAAAACATATCCTGGAGATGTGA
- a CDS encoding nucleotidyltransferase family protein has protein sequence MKSLEEIKKILEQHKSIIEKQFKVREIAIFGSFVREEQKEISDIDILVAFYEPVGFFTFLELEEYLTEILGIKVDLVSKRALKPGIGKYILQEMIQV, from the coding sequence ATGAAGAGCCTTGAAGAAATAAAAAAAATTCTTGAGCAACACAAGTCAATCATTGAAAAACAATTTAAAGTTAGAGAAATTGCCATCTTCGGTTCTTTTGTCAGAGAGGAGCAGAAAGAGATTAGCGATATTGATATACTCGTTGCGTTTTATGAACCTGTTGGTTTCTTCACATTCCTGGAGCTTGAAGAATATCTGACGGAGATACTCGGAATAAAGGTAGACCTTGTATCAAAAAGGGCTTTAAAACCCGGAATAGGTAAATATATTCTGCAAGAGATGATACAGGTTTGA
- a CDS encoding PIN domain nuclease, which yields MKDRVLIDTSAWIVSFRKSGNEKLKQQVVAALNSLSAVTTNIITMELLQGCRDDMEYKKMRSRLEALELMPLNEDVWEMGYSAGYSLRKKGITVPSVDIIIASLAKAHDCTLLHHDRHFKLIARHLDIKTVDFLS from the coding sequence ATGAAAGATAGGGTTCTGATAGATACATCCGCCTGGATAGTCAGTTTCAGGAAATCGGGTAATGAGAAGCTGAAACAGCAAGTTGTGGCTGCCCTGAATTCCCTGTCAGCGGTAACAACAAATATCATCACCATGGAACTTCTTCAGGGGTGTCGCGATGACATGGAATATAAAAAAATGCGGTCAAGGCTGGAGGCACTTGAGCTGATGCCTCTTAACGAAGACGTTTGGGAGATGGGTTACAGTGCGGGGTATAGCCTCAGGAAGAAAGGCATTACGGTTCCATCGGTGGATATAATAATCGCCTCTCTTGCTAAAGCGCATGACTGCACGCTCCTTCATCACGACAGGCATTTTAAACTGATAGCAAGGCATCTCGATATAAAGACGGTCGACTTTTTGAGTTAA
- the nuoG gene encoding NADH-quinone oxidoreductase subunit NuoG, with product MIELTINGKKLQAKKGVTILDVARENNIYIPHLCWDRRLKPYGGCRLCLVEVEGQRKLMASCSSPAENGMVVHTDTPALQKARKTVLELLLVHHPLDCPICDKAGECSLQDLAYKYGPSQSRFYGERKHDPEATSPLIDRNPNRCILCGRCVRVCWEHQGVGAINLIGRGFKTKISPAFEETLDCEFCGQCIDTCPVGALGAKPYKYRARAWFLESRDSICPYCGVGCTLTLDLREGKILRVRGVEGKGVNNGDLCGKGRFGFDFIYGESRLKTPLIKTDGEFREASWEEALYYVAEKLKTIKEKHGPEAIGAIGSPRTTLEDNYMLQKFMREVIGTDNLDTSARLGYAWVLKGMEETYGIKLNPVKLDSPIGKEVILVLESDITSTHPIFGLKFLEAKLEGSRLLIVEPRQTKLARRASAWLRIRPGTSTAFLNGLINYALAGGIHLKKDITTEGLDELQEAVKDFTPKKVSEITGIKEEEFTEMAREFTMAESRLLAMTVAAAENQKGIETVRAAANLLMLLGEGPEALQIPADYSNTYGAWLMGVRPLSNGKDLYEMLYKPGALKALYLMGEDPLVTMPDADRIEETIKGLDLLIVQDIRISETAKLADVILPAASWAEKEGTFINSEGLPQPVPKVVAATGDSIADWMILRNLARLMGEDLGSIDLKTIQEEISKMPVDTGTQKWRFASPEWELKERPDEEHPIVLVTGNIMQHSGALSVMSKSLSHVLSDAFVQISPEDADKFSVEDGEFIRIVSRRDSVYIKARISDEIPEGMLFVPVHFAHARVNSLTFASPEGSAHLTAVRIEPKT from the coding sequence ATGATAGAACTGACGATTAACGGCAAAAAACTCCAGGCCAAAAAAGGCGTGACAATACTGGATGTGGCAAGGGAGAACAACATATACATACCCCATCTATGCTGGGACAGAAGGCTGAAGCCCTACGGGGGGTGCAGACTCTGCCTCGTAGAGGTTGAGGGACAGAGAAAGCTGATGGCATCATGCTCCTCCCCTGCTGAAAACGGAATGGTTGTGCACACCGACACCCCGGCGCTGCAAAAGGCAAGAAAAACCGTACTCGAACTCCTGCTCGTACACCACCCACTTGACTGCCCGATATGCGACAAGGCCGGTGAGTGCAGCCTCCAGGACCTTGCATATAAATACGGTCCTTCACAGAGCCGGTTCTATGGTGAGAGGAAACACGATCCAGAGGCAACAAGCCCCCTGATTGACCGTAATCCCAACAGGTGTATACTTTGCGGCCGCTGCGTAAGGGTCTGCTGGGAACACCAGGGCGTTGGGGCAATAAACCTGATTGGCCGTGGGTTCAAGACAAAGATAAGCCCTGCATTTGAAGAGACCCTTGACTGTGAATTCTGCGGCCAGTGCATTGATACCTGCCCTGTTGGCGCCCTTGGGGCAAAGCCTTACAAGTACCGGGCAAGGGCGTGGTTCCTTGAAAGCCGAGACAGTATATGCCCCTACTGCGGAGTCGGCTGTACTCTCACCCTTGACCTCAGGGAAGGAAAGATTTTGAGGGTCAGAGGGGTTGAGGGTAAGGGTGTAAATAACGGTGACCTCTGTGGAAAGGGGAGGTTCGGCTTTGACTTCATTTATGGTGAGTCACGGCTGAAGACACCACTGATTAAGACGGACGGGGAATTCAGGGAGGCTTCCTGGGAGGAGGCACTCTATTACGTTGCAGAAAAGCTGAAGACAATAAAGGAAAAACACGGCCCGGAGGCCATAGGGGCAATCGGTTCACCAAGGACCACACTTGAAGACAATTACATGCTCCAGAAATTCATGCGTGAGGTGATAGGCACCGACAACCTGGACACCTCTGCAAGGCTCGGCTATGCCTGGGTGCTAAAAGGCATGGAAGAGACTTACGGGATAAAACTGAACCCTGTAAAGCTCGACTCCCCCATAGGCAAGGAGGTCATACTCGTCCTTGAATCAGACATCACCTCCACTCACCCCATCTTCGGACTCAAGTTCCTCGAGGCAAAACTTGAGGGCTCACGCCTGTTGATTGTTGAACCGAGGCAGACAAAGCTTGCAAGACGTGCGTCAGCGTGGTTGAGGATAAGACCCGGAACCTCGACCGCCTTCCTTAACGGCCTGATCAACTATGCACTGGCCGGAGGAATTCACCTGAAGAAGGATATTACAACAGAGGGTCTTGATGAACTTCAGGAAGCGGTAAAGGACTTTACCCCAAAAAAGGTATCAGAGATAACAGGCATAAAAGAAGAGGAATTTACAGAAATGGCAAGAGAGTTTACCATGGCGGAAAGCCGCCTCCTGGCCATGACTGTTGCAGCAGCAGAGAATCAGAAGGGTATCGAGACCGTAAGGGCTGCGGCCAATCTCCTCATGCTCCTGGGAGAGGGCCCCGAGGCATTACAGATACCGGCTGATTACTCAAACACCTACGGTGCCTGGCTCATGGGTGTAAGACCGCTGAGCAATGGCAAGGATTTATATGAAATGCTTTACAAACCCGGAGCACTCAAGGCCCTCTATCTCATGGGTGAAGACCCGCTTGTCACCATGCCTGATGCAGACCGTATTGAAGAGACGATCAAAGGCCTTGACCTCCTGATAGTTCAGGACATAAGGATTTCAGAGACGGCAAAATTAGCTGATGTAATCCTGCCTGCTGCAAGCTGGGCAGAGAAGGAAGGAACATTTATAAACTCGGAGGGTCTGCCCCAGCCTGTACCAAAGGTGGTTGCAGCCACAGGGGATTCCATAGCTGACTGGATGATACTGCGCAACCTTGCAAGGCTTATGGGAGAGGACCTTGGAAGCATAGACCTTAAAACCATCCAGGAAGAGATAAGCAAAATGCCCGTTGATACCGGGACCCAGAAATGGAGATTCGCCAGCCCTGAGTGGGAACTCAAGGAGAGACCTGATGAGGAGCACCCTATTGTCCTGGTGACAGGCAATATCATGCAGCACTCAGGTGCCCTCTCTGTCATGTCAAAGAGCCTCAGCCATGTACTTTCCGATGCCTTTGTGCAGATAAGCCCTGAGGATGCTGACAAGTTCAGCGTTGAGGACGGTGAGTTCATCAGGATAGTATCAAGGAGGGACTCGGTATATATAAAGGCACGTATATCTGACGAGATACCCGAAGGAATGCTCTTTGTCCCTGTACACTTTGCCCACGCAAGGGTGAATTCCCTGACATTTGCGTCCCCGGAGGGCTCAGCCCATCTGACAGCGGTAAGAATAGAGCCAAAAACATAA